From a single Deltaproteobacteria bacterium genomic region:
- the tsaE gene encoding tRNA (adenosine(37)-N6)-threonylcarbamoyltransferase complex ATPase subunit type 1 TsaE — translation MTQKKWIYTSRRPEATRKLGEKLAQMAPVGTVFALVGDLGMGKTHFVQGFARGMGVHAMHEVASPTYTLANMYPAKRCMMVHMDFYRLHDSESARDLGLEEQLLREDAVAVVEWANQLPTLIPDSAVTLEFEWLSASERSIQVTGMDCPKGLRLVEHL, via the coding sequence ATGACCCAAAAAAAGTGGATTTATACATCGCGAAGGCCCGAGGCCACGCGCAAGCTCGGAGAGAAGCTGGCACAAATGGCTCCTGTGGGGACCGTTTTTGCACTGGTCGGTGATCTCGGGATGGGCAAGACGCATTTTGTTCAGGGCTTTGCCCGCGGCATGGGTGTTCATGCTATGCATGAGGTGGCCAGCCCTACCTATACACTTGCCAACATGTATCCAGCCAAGCGTTGTATGATGGTTCATATGGACTTCTACCGGTTGCACGATTCGGAAAGCGCGCGAGACCTTGGTCTGGAAGAGCAGCTATTACGCGAGGATGCGGTGGCGGTTGTGGAATGGGCGAATCAGCTGCCAACTTTGATTCCCGATTCAGCCGTTACCCTAGAGTTTGAATGGCTCAGTGCGTCAGAGAGAAGCATTCAAGTAACGGGAATGGATTGCCCAAAGGGGCTTCGTCTCGTGGAGCATCTTTAA